In the Hordeum vulgare subsp. vulgare chromosome 7H, MorexV3_pseudomolecules_assembly, whole genome shotgun sequence genome, one interval contains:
- the LOC123410312 gene encoding ankyrin repeat and SAM domain-containing protein 6-like: MYADRVSGRKRSVRDRLGSGGGGRGSRPRSDSAKRFRQVDGTWRRELYKDSVGIQSSSVPASRNLQAIQKSHMKQSIVDVKKSSFPDLREKLSGGQCPQLSSTVQIPKPAAEIAKSSKPVQKKQIPAAAPAVAARPITEQVNAPAAPKQSQEKADASLDRLLKSLDLEKYSINFQAEEVDMKALVHMNEEDMKSLGIPMGPRKKILSALASKRKKSSRSLPPTS; this comes from the exons ATGTACGCCGACAGGGTCTCCGGACGGAAGCGCTCCGTCAGGGACCGCCTCGGCTCGGGAGGCGGCGGCCGAGGCTCTCGCCCGCGGTCTGACTCCGCGAAAAG GTTTCGCCAAGTTGATGGGACTTGGAGGCGTGAGCTCTACAAGGATTCTGTAGGAATCCAAAGTTCAT CTGTACCTGCTTCCAGAAATCTTCAAGCAATCCAAAAATCACATATGAAGCAAAGCATTGTGGATGTGAAGAAATCATCATTTCCAGATCTTCGCGAAAAGTTATCTGGTGGCCAGTGCCCTCAACTCAGTAGTACAGTTCAGATCCCAAAACCTGCAGCTGAGATTGCTAAGAGTTCTAAGCCTGTTCAAAAGAAACAGATCCCTGCTGCTGCCCCTGCTGTTGCTGCCCGTCCTATCACTGAACAAGTAAATGCACCAGCTGCACCAAAGCAATCCCAGGAAAAG GCTGATGCCTCACTTGACAGATTGCTGAAGTCTCTTGATCTGGAGAAGTATTCCATAAATTTCCAGGCTGAAGAG GTTGATATGAAAGCATTGGTTCACATGAATGAGGAAGATATGAAGTCATTAGGAATTCCAATG GGCCCTCGGAAAAAGATACTATCAGCACTGGCTTCGAAGAGAAAGAAGTCCTCAAGATCATTACCGCCTACCAGCTGA